TCTTATTTACTTCTTACTTCCTACGCTTTCTCACTTGCTCTCggtgtttcttttctattaatcTTGCCAGCGTGAAACTAAACAAAGCCAGCTTATATAAACAAAGTCCACGTGATTGATTCCTTGTTCCTTTGTTCCGTGATTTGAAGTTTAATTCCCCTTTGTGTTCTGCTTTTGTTCTGTTGTTAATTGATATTATTGCTCGTTGTTTAGTTACATGGATGTGGAAGCGATCAGTggactggagagaaaggaatggtggtggcaggATTGAGAGATTAATGAGGATAAACAAAACGAGGAATTGATGGAAGCAAGACTCATGAAAGACAAATCAAGAATATCAGTAAAGGTTAACAATTTATGATGGTGAGAGGAAGCAAATAAGGTGAAGCGTAAGTGACTTTgtatatgaagaataaggatTGTACGAAATGTTTGTAAGAAAGAACAGCGAaacttaaatgaaaaataacgaaaatggATTAGTAGTGAAATTGATATATTGAAAGATTAAACGCAAAAAGGTACACAATTAagtctttcagtactggggcacatgtttaccttgggatttgtgtccgattagaccattttattgacattaggaaagctctacggaggtcagaagattaatggccacagtcctcactattttaaccccacacacaagtttctgaagctgtataaaatcatcaaatagtaagcagaataaatatgaaaacacggcatgatactgaaagggttaataagaaagaaatacaagaaatagaataaatgaatacgaATTAAAAGTGTGAAGCAACAAAATAACATCAcgtaaataatgataagaaaaaacataTGAATAAGAAAGGAGCAAAGTAATGAGCAGGACATTTTAGGAAGGAAACTAAacgcaatgaaaaagaaaagagagacaggaagcgTGTGGCAGCGGGCGACTCCCACACTTCGGAGAATGACGTCACTAGTCTTGTCAGAGATGGTGACGTACTCCAACCATCACCCTAGcacctcccactcttcctccctccgttatctccctcacccacctccctccctcccttccctcaccccttatctctcctccttccttccattattccCCTCACcactttatttcctccctccttctccctatcTTCCTATCCTTCGTTTTTATTCCTAcagtttttcccttcctttattcatctaccatccttcagtcttttttcttcctttttattcttttttccctttatttctcttcctttttcacccttttcttcatttttattcatctcctttccttcttcctttcttccttctattccttctctcacttcccgTAATTGATCTTCCTCCtacatcttctccttcttccactaATTCATCTAGTTACTTCATCCCCTTTTACATACCCTCCCTTCGCCTCACCCTTTTctccttacttcctcttcctcatcctacttttttcctcccttctcttttaccTAATGACGTCAACCCCTCCCGTGCCGTCATAACTCCCGATGTTTGTGGCTTTAGGTAAACACCACTACCGCCCACACCACCATTCACGCCGCCCTTGCTTCCACCCACACCTCCAGTCAcgcctccatccatccactcggtccctccttccatccctcatcCACTGCCGTCCAtgatttcatcctttcctccgtcGCTTCCttatatctattcattcatttattcattcattctgccGCCAACTCATTCATATGTATGTGTATTAgttcacttatctatttatttattcatttgtttacgaATATATCTATTTACGgtgttttattcattactttatttactAGTACATTAATTATGAAGGTTATCATGTGGTGTCAGTTAATTAGCTTGAGAGGGAATGTTATCCTCGACTCTACCGCTGGGTTTAGAAATACAGCAACTTtaaaaacatatgaaaaaaaaggaaataggggTGGTAGCAAGAACCCAGCAGGTCTACCCTAGGCAATTAGTTCTTGTATGAAACACCACCTCAcccataaataataggatagaaAAGCAATCAATTTCCCTTCCTACTGAACCGTTCCTCTGTGTCACACTTcaggcagaaaagaaaggaataaatctGGACATTTTTGTGGGACGGCAAGAAAGGAAACTTCTGCATCGCACACGTGGGAGATTTATTCCAGCTTCACTGCTAAACTTTTTGGACTTGAGGAAGAagcaaacggaaaaaaaaatgttaagaaaaaaaatagaggaggaggaggaggaggaggaggaggaggaggaggaggaggaggaggaggggaaacacAAACTTATACAATGAAAGAACAAACAGTaaacattttgttgtcctttaaCTGGTCATGATAGGAATGCATCATGTACGAGAGACGCTTGAAAATGAATgcaaatgagaaggagaaagagaagcgaaAGGAACATATACAGATTATGAGTTGTAAAAGGACAGCACATCTTCATTcctacaccctcacacacacactgattctcCTTCACACACGCCCTCACACCAGTACCACACTTCTTCATTCTCTGCTGTCCCTTATAATTTTACACTCGGTCATAAAAACATCTTGGGAAGCGTTATAGCTTAATGTGGACATGATTTTGTTTACAACTcttagagggaaaaggaagaagaggaggagtaatagaCGGTGGGGAAAGAACGAGAAAGTGATGACTGTGGGAAAAGAAAGCTCTGTTTAatgttacttttttactttcctttttatacTGGTGTTGTAGATTCCTCGCATTTGGAGCGCTGTTCTGTTGTTTGGCTAGAGATTTGACACATTGACCGGAGAGTTactagatgaaggaagagaggtgacATTCGAGTAGGAtggagaagtggaaggaagaaagataatggTTGTAATAGTGTGGGGTAATAGTGTTGGTAATAGTGAGAGCGTGGGAGTGTAGAGTGTGCAGgtagggtgggagaggagggacagggttggagggaaggggaggggggttACTACATCACCAGTCCACTAAGTAAGATGTTGGTGGcgaagtgtgttttggtgttagtTGCTCCAAGGAGTGCCGGCCAGTGTAAAGTCTCGCtagttctttccttcacttaaaCTCTTTCCTCGCCTTCTCTTAAcaccattgtcaccaccacacttACACCACCATAGAGTTACACCACAACGCTTAAATTTACCTCACTGATATAACACCCTGCAATGTTTCCTGTTCCCTCGCAAGCACGGGACATTgcactctctcttccacaccaCATATATTCATTAAAGTACAGCTTGATTCCACACTAATGCACTCACCTCACATCTCTAAACTGCACGCCACACTCACCCCTGCATTACAATCAAATGACACTGCAGCATTATTACATCTggccacaccctctctctctgtctgtctgtctatgcctctctctctctctctctctctctctctctctctctctctctctctctctctctctctctctctctctctctctctctctctctctctctctctctctctctctctctcaacacacacacacacacacacacacacacacacacacacacacacacacacacacacacacacacacacacacacacacaccagcctccgtccctctctcccGCTACGGTACAGCCAGCTAGCCACTCAGGTACACATTTACTTGCAGTCCTTTCTTTAATGTGTAAATCAATGCGCGCACGccaacacatttttctttgcttgCTCATATACATTAAGGCTCGAATGTCAATATtctgtggaggagggggaggaggagaaagaggatgatgatgatgacgatgatgatgatgatgatgatgatgatgatgaggaggaggaggaggaggaggaggaggaggaggaggaggaggaggaggaggaggaggaggaggaggaggaggaggagaaggaggaggaggaggagaagaaggaggaggaggaggaagaggaaaaagaagacatctGTTACGTTCTCCTTAagtcttctattctctttctttctcgtatgTTTCCCTCCGCATTCGTCTTACCCCCCCCCCACCGAGTCATCCCGCTGTTCCGTTTCCTCAACAGCAGGAAGCGAGATAGTGCTGTGTGCCTCAAGGTCTCCCTCCTGCGGCGCCTCGCTGGCCATGAGACAGTCCCGGGCTTATTTGTGAAACGTGACTAGATATTCTACTTCATTAGGGCGAGCTTAACTTCTCTGTAACTCGAGTGAAGCGGAGTATTACAAAGGAAAGCGATAGCAAGATTCTCATTTGATCGCCACGGGTTGTTTGGTCGCATGataatgtctttttttatttgcaagTTTGTGTATTTTGATTAATCGCCGTCTGTCGCAAGCGCCGTGAGGAGTCTGGCCAGCTTGGAAACAGTCTGAGGCCGCTCCGAGGTGACTATCCCGCACCAACACTAACACGCATAATTCATCCTCAAGGGCACGAGTTAAACCTATCAGGCCAAATTCTGAGTGAGTGTTCCAGGTGAGGGACAGGTGGGGGTTGTTAATGACATGATCTTCCCACCCGCCCCTCCGCTCGCCCTTCACTCGTTCCTCAGAATTTGGCCTCGCGAAACTAACCTGTAGATGGTGTGTGTTAAGTCTTGACTGACGCTGTGGTTCGTTCCTTCACCTTCAGAGGATTCCGATTCTTCTATCATCTTCCTCGAAACTTATGGTGTTGATCCACGACTGCTGAGAAACGACGACGCTGACGAATACAGCGAAAGGGAAGCTGACCAAGGCACTTGTCCTGAAAACAACACATCTTCCATACACTCATTGACAGAGTTTAGGCTCGAACTTGATTCAGAGTCTCGGCATTCTGTGGGCAGCGACGAAGGGACCTATACAGACCACAGCTCGCAGACCGACACGTCCACCGATACATTGATCTTGGATGGTCCGCTGGCTCAGGCAGATATACCAGATCCAAGTGAATGTCCTTCAGAACTTGACGGAAATACCAAACTAGACATTAATCcaatagaaactgtaggagcaCCTGAAGAACAGTTCGCCAAAAGAGAAACAGTgactgagaaggaaaaaattcaAAGCGCCTCCACTGGATATCCAAACGACTTAAACGACTTTGACTCGTTCTTACAGAAGCAATCTGATGAGGACAGAAGCTCAGGAACTGGCTCATTTTTCTCAAACTTTGAAGAGAAACTAGAACAAGCAGAGCGACAGTTCCCAGACTTGCAGGTTGAACACCTGCTGGCTGACGAAGAAAAGTTCGAAGAAGAGAGCAATTCTATTTCCCTCTGGGTTTCTAAGAAAACAGAAGCGGCAACACCAGAAACTAGTGAGGGCGAAAAAGAGCAGGATTTTTTGCTCAAGTCACCTCAAGCCACCAAACTGGAGACCAATATGGGGCAATACTATTCAAGTGTGTCGGGCGCGGGGGCATCGAAAGGCGGGGACGTTTCTGGCTCATTACCATCCTCGCCTCGGTCATCAGAAGGATGGCGCATCTCCATGGCCTCCACAGCCACTGTGGGCTCTTCGGCAACTGCTGGTTCAGACGACACAGTAGCGAAGGACATGTCGGAACTGTCTTCTGTTAACTCCCGTCTTTCCGATCTCGATGACACCCAAAGTGGAGCGAAAATTCCTCTTTCAACACCCACCGCTCCAGATCCCAACGCCACACCCAAGGTAGCACCAGTGGCCGAACGAAAGAAGCAAACGAGTATTAAGGACGCTATAGACGAATTAGAGAGTATTGAACAAGCGGCACAAACCCTCTTGCTGAAACGGCAGTGTTCCAGTGATGAGGAGAGACTCACACCAGTCCCAGGTAAAGACTCGCCCGTCCACCTGTTATCCAGCTATTCCATCCTGACTGTTGATAAGGCGAGCCctcagggaaagaggaaagtgacacctagtccccctccacctccgggCTTCGCTGACCCAACTGAAGGCGACGCCATATCGGATAAGATGGAGAAAAGCCTTTCCTCTCTTGAATCTTCCTTGAAGGACGTGAACAAACAGAAATTAGACAGTCACTCGTCTTTTGTTAATGGAAACTCATCTCCCAAAGTATCACGAGCTGATAAGAGTGGTGATGTGAAGTCTGGAGtaaaacctcctcttcctcccattgcAACTCCAACTACCGTCATTCAGCAACCTAAAGGGGACGTGAAGAGGCGGTTATTGTCCAGGTCCAAGGAGGTGCAGCTTTACATTTCCCGCGAGTCCTATAACGAAGAACGAGTCTTGAGAGAGCTAGAGAAACTGCGACGCAGCTTCCAAGAAAATGATCTCAATGATTTTCTGGATGCCCTTGACAACACTGCCATCGAGGACGACATTGAGGAAGCTTTCTTGAACCAACTGCTCGAGGATCTCAGGGAGGACATAGAAGCTTTACCGGATGGGCCGCCAGACAATACCACGCAAAAGGTAGACGATGTAGTTATGACAGAGTCGTCTTCTGAGGTGAGCAGTGACGAGGCTACGCGGGAGGCTCTTGGGTCACCCTCTGCCTCGAACAAAttagaaagagtgagagaaaagattTCAGAGAGGATCAGAAAACGGAAGGAGAGCAAAAGCAGTGACAGTGGAAGTTCTGAAGCATCTGGAACACCCAAAGACGAAAAACACAGCGAATCCTCCAAAGTGGACTCAACTCAATCTGACACGCCCTTGCCAGACCATTCACATACGGCACAGGCAGACAAGAGTGACACTTCAGACACGTCTAGCCAAGTTCAAATCTCAGATGTGGCTAAAACTGAGGACACAAAGAAAGGTTTTAACATTGCCCAGTTTCTGAAAAAAGGATCACCTAAATACCTTAGAAAGAAGTACAAAGAACGCAAGAATCGTAAGTCGGACTTGATAACTACATCAGAGAGCGAAAGCGAAGACCCTGAATGCTGTAAGAAGGAACCCAACGGATCAGCGTTGAAGAGTCAGTCTAGTCTGAAGGGAAGTAACCGATCCCTCAATGGCACTCAGGACACGAAAAAAGAAGTTCGATTTGATCTTGACTCTGATGCTCGAGGTAAGGACTTGGACTCAGCAGAGAGAGCCACTGGCGTTAACATTGTTAAACAGTCAGAGCAGAAGATTGTGCCTGGTCCAATACTGGTGACATGTGAAGCTCGGCGACAAGAAACGGTCGTTCTTAAGGAGTCGGAGGAGAGTGTTAAAGAGACCTCGGCGCAACCTCCACCATCACAGCAAGTACGCTCTCCGCTACCAGCTGCTGTAGAGGACATCAACAGCCGAGCAGAGTCTATTTTACCAAAATTACCAGAAAGAGTCAAGCCcccaaggaggaaaaagatgattcCAACACCGGTGGAGGAACTCAGTAGGTCCCTACCAGACGCCAGTTCGGCCATTAAGTCCGTAAAGGTGATTGATGCCAGGACTGAATTTCTAAAGAACATGACTGCAGGAAAGGACGAATCGCCGCCACCTCTTCCTCACTACGAAGTAAATCTTAATGCCCCCACGTCTCCATCTGCTGCTGTGGTGGAAAACGAAGAGGTCCCAGAAACATCAGAAAACAAGACTGTTCGTACTACTCAGAATGAGAGTCTCCAACCACTCGAGAGAGAAGTCACTACTCTTCCTGACGCCAACATTGCCTCTGCACCGCTGCAATCACTCTCTTTCACCACAGCGTCTCAAGAGGTGGCTTCGTGCTCTTCATCACAAAAGGACGTCTTGGTGACCACTGCGACACCATCCCAACTAATAATTAGTGAAAGAAATGTGTCCTCCATTGAAGAAAGCATGGTGGCTCCCATCCCAGTGACCTCTGTAGCTCCGATATCTGTAGCGTTGCCCGAGGCCACCAAAGTAGTTTGTCCTCCGAGAAGTCTTCTTCTTCCAGTTATTCAAGAAAGTGTGCATGAGGACCAaacctccctccccacccctaGCGAGCCCACTACTGTCTCCTCCAGCAGCTATGGAGACAGCACGCCCGCCACACCTCCATTTGAAGACGATAAATTGCCCTCACTTTACGATAATGTCAACCCATTCAAAGAAATGCTAGagcaagaaaagatgatgaaagttGGTGCTTCTGCAGAGCCCATCCATCCACCAGAAAACCAGACAAAGGTGGCGACAGAGACCACAAGGCCTGGATCAGTAACCCCCACCAATGAGCTCGAGGACCTCAGTCTTCCGCAGGCAGCTCGCAAGAGCCCTGAACCCGAGAAGGTTGAGGTTGTTGATATTGATGCTTTGGCGGCGCTCACTGCAGAGATGTTCAAGTTTGccgaggaaatggagaaagaaattcCAAAGAAGAGTACCAGGCCGCCTTTTAGGGGAAAGACTCATGCTAGTAGGCGTGACGCGGACACTTACACTTCACCAATAAGTGTGGTGACGAAGGAAGTTGGTACTGAACCGGAGATGAGTCAACATCCAAtcttgaaggaaagaaggaaaagtaatacTGTCGGCATACAGACGGACAACGCAAGATCTGTACGTACATATGAAGCAGCTTCCCAGACTGATACTGAATACGAAACTGAGACAGAATCTGAGATGGAAGATAAccaacaaaagaaatatgatgctAGTAAATGGACGTTTGGCCCAGTGAGGGAGCAAACATTGCCGCTGCCGTCTTCTGCCGAGCCGCAGTTGGGTCAcctgcaccagcagcagcaacggctgATCCAAGAACTGCAGAAGAAAACTGTGATGCACCagcagaaagagaaagcaaagccTAAGATACCGCCAAGGAAATATCAGGACAAAATGCCTCTCAAAGTTGTGGCGGAGTTGAAGAACGTGCTGTCGGACCTCGAGGACTACAAGCCGACACCAAGCAGGGTAGTGGAGCAGCCTCCGCGCTGGGATTCTCAACTAACGTGGCCTCACGGTAGGTTAGATAATAATGTTACTAACACCAAATCCTTGGAGTCTAGTAAGACACCCCTAGCTAACACTGTGCCCACTCAGACAGACGCTTCGCACCTGCCTGCCGTGCCTTCTGGCTCCCCTATTGAACCCAGCAGCCAGCTTAGTAATACCTCCCTTAACCCTGTCATGCAGTCTCCAGATATTACCCATAAAACTGCCACATTTCCTAAATCTGAAACGAACGGAGGTGTAGATAGGCAGGCGTCATGTTCAGTCTCCACAGATGACCTGGCAACCGGCACTGGGGAAGCTGACTTGCCGGGTGCCAGGGCGGTGGGCGGCACCAGTGACAGACAGCAGACAAAAGTTGAGGCTCCCGGCCCACCTGCTGCCCCGGCACGTAAGCCACAAACACTGCTCCATCTCGGGAGCCAAAATAAGCAGATGAAAGGTAACGAGTACGTAGTGGGTAGGTCATCAGGCACCATAACTAAGATCAGGGCCAATGTTTACCCATCCTTCGCCCCAGTGATTAAAGTCCCCACTGGGAAGCCTCCTGTTCCGCGGTCCGCATTCAGGAGGCTATCTGCCGACGCCCAGGCTGCTGAGGAAGGCTACCAGAGCGACCCTGGGGGCAGGCGTCCCAATGGCCGCAACAGACAACCCCCGCTGAAGACAAAGCTTCCTTACCAAGTTGCTGAAGACCGTGGTTACGTCACCGATACTGAGGTTGTGTTCAAGCAGGCGGCGGAGCAGGACAAGACTCTCCGCGGCACCTGGACGCCCATCGGCCAGCTGTCGCCGCCCGAGTCGTCGCCGCGGGGCCTCGCGGAACAGGGTAAGGCCAGTGTGGAACTAACCCCTCCGGCTCCATCCGCTGCCCCACGGGGTGACCATCCTACTGAAACTGCTCCTccttatgctcctcctcctcctccaactcccccatcttcaccctcttctcctccacctgttcCGACGACTCCTCCCTCTActcccactccttcccctcAAAATTCTACTCCTCAGCCTCagtatttctctccctctaagaCTCCTTCTCCTGATCCTCTTCCAaccacttctcctcctactattcctcttccttcatcgcctcctccctcatctcttccCACCACTTCTCCTCCCTTGTCTTCTCCAACGATTCctgctccttcatctccttccaccACTTCTCCCCACACATCTCCCGCATCTCCTCCGCCCTCATCTGCCCCTGCCACTCCCcttcccttatctcctcctccacttccttctcctaccctttcttctcctcctcctgcagttctTTCATCACCATCTTGTCCTTCTGTGGATTCTCCTTcatcgtcttctcttcctcctacatgtCCTTCTCCAGCCTCTTTTACTGCGATTTCCCATGCACCACCATCTTCTCCTCTACCCTCTTCCTCTGTAGCTCTTCCACCCTCATCTCGTCCTCCTGAAATTCCTCTTGtacacttccctcctcctcttcttccatcttcttcttcttcttctccgccTCCTGTTGCTCCTCTACAATCTTCTGCAGTTTCTCTTATATCCTCTTCTCCTGtggttctttcttctccatcctcttctcctcctcctcttcttccttctccatcctcttctcttcctgcttgtcCTACTCCACCCatgtcttcccctcctccactctaTTCTTCTATTCAATCCTCTTGTCCTtcacgtcctcctccacctccgtcGTCTCCTCCTgtgactcatcctcctccatcatcatctctgtcttctgctcctcttattcctcctccatcatcctcattttctcctcctgcacgccccccttctcctccatctcctcctcctcctgcacgtcctcctccacctacctcgtttcctccttctgttcctcctcctccatcctcttcaccTTCTGCAGTTTCTTGtcatcctatttcttctctcactgCGATTCCTGTTTCTATGACTTCTCATCCTCCAGCCACTTCATTGCCTGCTCCagtttcttcatcctctcctcctcctcctcctcctcctccccctctcctccccctctaatCCAGACTTCTTCTGTGAATCCCTCTACGGTCCCTTATTCTCCACTCTCGCTTAGCGagaaccctcctcctccatctcatcttGCCACCCTTCCtacaccctcttcctcttctatgatccctcctccacctcccctccctcctccccctcacgtGCGTGCTAGTGCCGAGGTAGTGTCAAGTAGCAGTAACACTCGCACAATGTCAAACAAATCCGTACACACAAGAGATCACCGCAGCTCCCCCGTGGCTGGTGGTGGCCAGGGTGTGGGTGATGACTTGAGAACGTGCGGCCGCCTGTGGGAGCTCCATCTGCTTTACCAACAGCGGCGTTCATACGACGATAACAAAAGGAGCTCGAGCCCTTCAGGCCTTCTCTCCTGCACTGACGCCTCCCTCAGCCTGTCCGGCAGAGATAGATGTGACGTTTCGACGACCTCGCAGCCCCTCGTCCAACCCCCGCTTCCCCCACCACCTGTGTCCCCGAGGTCTCCCCCACGTGCCTGGCACCCAGCGCCAGCCCCTGCCAGTGCTGATCGTGGCATCGCCACGGCCGAGTCGCCGTACCCGTGCCAGCCGTCTGCTACCCACTCTGGCTCCTCAACGGAGAGAGAAGTATCGTACCGCAAAAGTCGCCCTCAGAGGCCACTCACCTGGGGGCCGCAGTCCACGCCACCTGTATTTTCTTCTGCTGAGCACCACGCTCCACCTGCTGCCACAACGTCCCCTCCCGGCCAGTCCAAGGCCCCTAGCAGTGGCCGCACCGTCGCCGAAAAGCAGGTTTGTCCCTCATCTAGCGGGGCAGCCCGGCCCCTGTCAGCCAGTTTCGTTGGTTCTTACGAGTCTCACCGGCTGCAGGCACAAGGCCTCGCTGAGTGGCTCTTTTTCGCTCGTCTTGACCGCGGCAGTAAAGATCTGAGCGAGCTGTCCACCACCATGGAGCTAAAGGTTGCTCCGCAAGTCAATGGCTCGAGTGAAACCAGTGAGGGCCAACGAGTGTCACATATGGTGCGGCAAGAGTCCGATGAAAACATTAGTAGAGAGGAAATTGTGCGGTCTGCTAAATATCCGTCTGCCAAGCTGAAGTCTGGGCGTTCAGCATCGCCTCCTCCCCCGCCTCCTCGCCCTCGCACACCGCTGGACGAGCGCGACCCTGAGTTAGTTTTAGGCGAGCGTCGCTACCTCTCCTACTTCCAGGAGCCGCCCTACAAACAGCAGCGAACACGCAGCACGTCCAGGGAGCCAAAGACTCCTGACCTGCAGCAGCTGGAGGCGCAGCGGCGGTACTATTGCCACTTTCTGAGTCCTCCACGGGGCTCTTCTCTCACGCGGGAGGAAGTATACAAAAGCACCGAGCCAGATGAGGTTCAGCTGGCCGCTCAGAGGCGATATATGTCTTATTTCAACCCCGGTCCCCCGAGGCCTCGCTCAGCTCGCTCCCAGGAACCTCCCGAACTTGACTCCGCTCAGATTGAAGCTGAGCGCCGATATTTGTCCTACTTTAACGCTGCTCCTCCGCGGCCACGTCGCCAGTCCTCACCTGGATCACGCTCATCTGTGGAGCCTGATCCAGTGCAGCTGGAGGCTGAGCGTCGGTATCTTTCGTATTTCAATTCTGGCCCTCCACGCTCACGCCCACTCTCACGACCCACCTCCGTGACTTCGGAGCCTGACTCAGAACAGCTTGAAGCAGAGCGTCGCTACCTGCGCTATTTTTCGTCAGGGCCGCCACGCCCCAAGCGGCGTCCAGATGATGAAACTGAAAAGTCAGTAGACAAGCCTGACTCTCAGCAGCTGGAGGCAGAAAAACGCTACATGGCATACTTCCAGGGCACACCCAAAGCCAAGCATAAGAAGGAAGTCGAaactgatgaagaaaatgaagggaagctCCGCGTTCCTCCCACTCGTGAGATGCTGGAGGCTGAGGAAAGGTTTCTAAACTACTTCAAGCCGATCCCTTGCGGGGCACCCAAACGCCTGCTGGACGAGCCGCCACCCGTCAGTGAACACGAAAAGATGAGGCAGCAGCTTCTGCGAGAGTTCTGGGAAGCGCTGGAAAATCGCATTGAccgcaaagaaaagaaaatcattaaagTGAGTCGACCCAAGCGAGAGATTCATCGCGAGGCGACGCCGCCCACACAGAGGGAGCTGGTGGTGGAAGAGTTCCTGCAACGTGTcaaggacagaaagaaagagaaggacctGCACTACGGAGACACagacgacgaagaagaggaagaccagaAAGACAAGACACCTGGTGAGGAAGACGAGCCTGCCCCCGTCATCGAAGGAGGCGgcgaggtgaagggaaagatcGTGGAAGACCTTGGCCTCTTTGTGAGCTCCGAGGGTGAGTGAGCTGCCGGTCCTCTATAAATCCCAGTCTGGGACAGGACCCGATGCCACTGTGTGTTGTAAGAACTCTGAACCCTTGCCCCTCGCACATGACCTCGGTGGGGTCAGGTCAGATGCAGTAGTGAATCTTAGACG
Above is a genomic segment from Portunus trituberculatus isolate SZX2019 chromosome 40, ASM1759143v1, whole genome shotgun sequence containing:
- the LOC123516086 gene encoding serine/arginine repetitive matrix protein 1-like; translated protein: MIPPPPPLPPPPHVRASAEVVSSSSNTRTMSNKSVHTRDHRSSPVAGGGQGVGDDLRTCGRLWELHLLYQQRRSYDDNKRSSSPSGLLSCTDASLSLSGRDRCDVSTTSQPLVQPPLPPPPVSPRSPPRAWHPAPAPASADRGIATAESPYPCQPSATHSGSSTEREVSYRKSRPQRPLTWGPQSTPPVFSSAEHHAPPAATTSPPGQSKAPSSGRTVAEKQVCPSSSGAARPLSASFVGSYESHRLQAQGLAEWLFFARLDRGSKDLSELSTTMELKVAPQVNGSSETSEGQRVSHMVRQESDENISREEIVRSAKYPSAKLKSGRSASPPPPPPRPRTPLDERDPELVLGERRYLSYFQEPPYKQQRTRSTSREPKTPDLQQLEAQRRYYCHFLSPPRGSSLTREEVYKSTEPDEVQLAAQRRYMSYFNPGPPRPRSARSQEPPELDSAQIEAERRYLSYFNAAPPRPRRQSSPGSRSSVEPDPVQLEAERRYLSYFNSGPPRSRPLSRPTSVTSEPDSEQLEAERRYLRYFSSGPPRPKRRPDDETEKSVDKPDSQQLEAEKRYMAYFQGTPKAKHKKEVETDEENEGKLRVPPTREMLEAEERFLNYFKPIPCGAPKRLLDEPPPVSEHEKMRQQLLREFWEALENRIDRKEKKIIKVSRPKREIHREATPPTQRELVVEEFLQRVKDRKKEKDLHYGDTDDEEEEDQKDKTPGEEDEPAPVIEGGGEVKGKIVEDLGLFVSSEVSPRP